GGTCCTAGGATAGGAAAGCCCTGGGCTCTTGCCCACCAAACccactcacactgcttaacacaCACACCTATACACATGCAGGTACATGGGTCCTCACAGATCATTGCCCTGTAGAGCGAATAGTGAAAAGATGGATGGCACTTGTTGTGGGCAGTTATTTCCCAGTTGGAGGAGTGGACCCTCTTTCCTTACTcacattaaaacattattttactaAATGAAAAGAATCATCAATCCAAATTCTGAAAAACGTAGataaggtattttattccttaagATATTTGTAATCAATCTAAGCGTGTAATATGCGATAATCATATTTTGTAATTTGCTCATTGCATAACCTGATCCGTGGCCCATCCAGGAAGGGAAACGATGTGAAATGTGTCTCTCGGCCTCACACATTCCCCTCTTGGTTTCCAGCTCTCGTGTCACCCTTTAAATGTGGTGCCTATCCCCAGATAAAGAGAATATTCAATATGGGGGCTTCATTTTTCATACATAAGCTTTGATGGAGCAGGGATTTTTCTCCCTAATAAAAACTGTTTTCttgaatttaaaaagtgattaatCATACTCCTCAGATATTATGTAGCCACACACAAAATGCCACATCTTGGATGCATCTGCTCAGCTGAACAGCCCTGAAGAGGTAAGTCCATAGAGCCAGAAAGCTCAGCGGGCCCCAGGgacggggtgggagggaggaggactgAGAGGAGAACAGGGAGAGGCCTTCCCTCCCACGACAGTGTTCTTGAATGAGATCAGGATGACGGTCGGGAAACACTGTGAGCGTCCTCCTGGCCATGGAAATGGACATTTGGAAAGGATCAAGGAATGACATCCTGTTGAAGTGAAcatcacaagagaaattaaaggaaagcATGAAGTATGTGCAAGACAAAACAGAACTTTAATGAACTGGCGGTAAAGGGGAAGGGGGGGACATCAGCGGTGGGGCCACGGTCCAGGGGCTGAGGCTCGTTGCTGGGAGGACGTGAATGGTCTTTCCATCACTTGAAGTGCCATCCGGGCTGAGGCTTGAGGCGGCTCCAGTGCTGGACGTCGATCTGTGGCTCTGAGGTGTGGTGGGCACTAGAGTTGGAGCAGGGGGTCGATATTCATCTGGGTTGGGATCTTTCTCAGGAGCAGGTGCTGCAGATCCAAGAAGAGAAAACCACATCCACATGACAAGGCACATGTGTGGGGtgacggattgtaattagtctttgggtgggggACCTGctgtaatctacatagaaatcgAAGTATATAACGccgtacacttgaaatttatgtaaGGTTATAAACTACTGTCACTGCAATCAAGAATTAACAtgggtgaatggtgaaaaagaaaaagatacccCAAAGTAaccatgccacacacacacacagacacacacacacacacacggacaaacacacacagggaaAGCAAACGTGACTGTCTTTCCATGTTCCTCCCACGGAAGGGAAATGGCTCACCAATCAGGGAGACTCAGTACACGAACCGCCCTCCAGAAGGTCTCCCGTATCTGGAGTCCGTGGGAATTGTGATGGGAGCCAGCTCCTTGCTCCCAGCCTAACCCCAGCCTCTGAAGGCTATGTGCTGAGTGGCCCAGCCACATTGCCTCCACACACGCCCGTGTCACACAGCCCGTGTCCTGCTCACCCTGACTCTCTGCCTCGCTGGGCTCAGGGTGCAGCAACTGTGAAAGCAGAAGGCGAGCTTGACGCTCCACCTGCGAGCCTGGCATGCTGAACGCAAGGAAGGCCAATACCCTTCTCAAGCTGGGAAAGTGTGGGGGCTGGCAAAAGTCCTGGGGATAGGATTCCATCCACATGCGGAGAATGAAGGCCAAGGCCCTGAGGAGAGACAGGTGGGCAGCAGCATCAGAGAACTGGCCTCTCCTTCCATACTGCCCTCCTAGGGTACCTCCGTGGGGGTCTGGGCTCCAGTGTCTCCTTCTCCTGCCCGGGCAGGGGCCAGTCCCACTTTCCGTGCGCCTGCGACCTGGCCAGTTTGGCAGAACAGGTCGCGTCTCCAAGGAGAGGCTGGGAAAACACCTTGGGAAGTGAGAGCTCTCGGTCCCTGGAGTGATGGCCCCTCcttttcctcagggaagcctgacacagtCCTCGAGTGTCTCCTGGCACATCCCACTGGGATGCCAGTCCCGGTGGGATGGGCGTGGGGCCATCTGCTCTGTCCTTGCATgcactggcacacagtagggcgCAGTGAATATCTGACTGATTCGGGAACAACGGCCTTTGTCTCCTGCCCCTATTTCCCACTGCCCTCCAAATACCTCAGCCTTTAGCTCCTGTGCCTCTGTGCTGCCTGATTCACTAGGTGTCCCATGTGGGTGACCTTCCCCTCCTGCTAGGGGCTGACACGGAGGGTGTCATTTGGTCCCTGAGCACTGAGTGGGCCCGCTGGGAGGCAGCGGAGCCCCCACCGTGGAGGTTCTACCAGATGAGTGAGCAGGATGCTCAGACACCTCCTGTTCTGTGTCCCAGGATGGAGAGTGGAGGCGGGACTGGGATGGGGATTGGATGCATCTGGGTGCTGTAGGAGCTTCCTCCACTCCCCCCTGGGCTCCCACAGCACCCACAGCCCCCTCCAGTGCTCTCCTGGActgctgtcttctcttctttGAGAAGCCATCAGAACTCTGCCGGCCCGAAGGAATCACAAGATGTTGGGATGGCGGGTCCTGCCAGCACCCTGATCACAGGCCCTACACTCCCCTTACAGTGTGGAGAGGGGAGGCCCTCCCACTTGATCCAGTGCCCACTCACTTTTTCCATAGGCGGGTGGGCGCGTCGTCCACTCTGCAATAGAGGATGAATCTGTAACTAGAGGAGACAGGAGGGCATCACATTGACTGTACTGGACGGCAGCTGCCTGAGGAGTCTTATGTGACTGTCTGACTCCTGTctagaatggagccctggagggccgATCCAGCTGACCTTTCATAGGGCTCAGCTTCTCAAAAGGGCCGTCCAGGCAGGAGCTCATTGAGTCCCTACAATAGCACTAGGTGGTTGTTCCTCTGTTCTCCCCATTATTCagaggagcaaactgaggctcagagaggtacgCGGACCTCCCCAAGACTCCCAGCATGCAGGTAGCTGGAGCCGCAGAgtcctggggaggggcagggcactCACCTATTAAAGAACTCATCTAGGACCTCTTGTGTGGTGGCCACATCTGTGTATGTCGAAAGGAAGCTGTGGATAAAAGTGGTGTCACACAGCAGGAAGGCGGGCACAAGGTGAGCCACCAGACGCTCTAGAGGAGTGTTGTGAACCGTCCACAGCCGGGGAAACGATCTCTTGTCCACTGTGGATGTGTCGAGAGCCTGGGGTGGTACAGAGGAGAGGCTCAGCATCAGAGGCAGCATCGTGGGCACCAGGAGGTTTGGGGCTGGCCGTCAGAGCAATGCATCAAGCTCCCGGTGACTTCTAGCAAGAGGTGGGACAGGAGTGCCCAGAGTAGGAAAAACTTCTGGTCTTGCGGGTAGAATCGGACAGGGGAATGAACGAACGTGTTAGTATCAGTATCAGTAGCAGATCAAGGTGTTACCGGAGAATTGACAGCACCTGTGCGTGTTAAGAGCATCAGCCCTGGGGTTTCTGACAAAAGAGCCCATTGCAGAGAGGAGAAGACGGGGGCTTTCCCTGCGGTGGGATGCATTGGGACAGGAGGACAGGCAGGACGTTCAGTGCAGCACTGATGAAAGGACAACAGGAGGTCCCACAGCAGTGAAGGGCTGAATCAGTCTCGTCCACGGTCTGCCATCCAAAATGTGGTGCATCTCAGTGAGGCCCCGGCCCCTGACCTGGAGGGGCCATGGGCAGGTGTTCCTCAGGAGGGCAAAAGACAGAGCAACACACATGTCCCAATGAGCCCCACATCCTTTTGGGGAAAAGCATCCTTGTCCATCATGAGGCTGTGTGAGACATGGAGAAAGTGTGGAAGGATTGTGAGGTCATCATGGACACTTGGGGATGGGGTGAAAGAGTAAAATGTGTAGAAAGATGCAACGATCCCCTTGACCAAACATGagatgaaatgggagaaaagtcTCTTTGCTGGGATTCGTAGAGTTACGGTGACAGTGACTTTAAATGTGGCCAAGACAGGAGCTGGGCAGTGCGGGCAGGTtgggggcagagatggggagacagattccTTCTGGAGCAGGAGTGGTACCAGGGCCTTGTAGGACCTATGGTTGTCTTTGGAGTCCTGGGGCCCTGGGTGCTGGGTGTCCtgagcacctgcactcacccagGCCCAGCGCTGGCTTGTGTCGGCCGGGTGCCGCATCATCCCTTCCTGTATAGTCAGGGAGAGGAAGGACTGATCTGTCTTGTCCTTTCCAAACTCCTGAGGAAAGACCTgtaaagacagtgcccggcagccaggcagGAAGCCTCAGAGCACTGGCTGACTGACTTCGGGGGCACTCACACCTCGgtgactctctccactccagACCCacatagacagatggccaacaggcgcatgaaaagatgttcaatctcaCCACTTCTTAGGGAAGTTGAAATCAAAACTACCACGAGATCTCACGTCACAGTCATCAGAATGGCTCTAATGAACAAGACAGGACAAAACATGTGTTGCAGACATTGTTGAGACTCGGGACCCTGCCTACGCTGCTGGTTGGAGTGCATAGCCATGCAGCCAGTATgaaaaacaggatggagattcctctgaaaattaagaatggaactaccgtatgacccagctattccaccacAGGGTATGTGTTCAAGAATGTGAAAACACGAATGGGTAAAGATGTCAGCATGCCTGTGTAACTTGCAGCATAtttcagaatagccaagacttggaagcaacctagttgCCCATGaggaagatgtggcatatatacaccgtgcaatactactcagtcatCCGAAAGGAGGAGATCTGGCCTtctgtgacagcatggatgggcgtggagggtattatgctaagtgaaataattcagagggagaaagtccaaTAGCCTTGTGACAACTCTCATAAATCAGGGATGACGGCAGCAAAGAATCACAGGAGATAGGCTTTGGATTGGGGGttccagagaggaagtggggagggaggagggtgaaagggatgattaggaacatgtgtgtggtgatggattgtcaTTAGTCATTATGTGGTGAACACGAtgtcatctacacagaaatcgcAATATAATGATGAACGCCTGAAACTACGTAATGCTATAAACGAAGGTTACTCCCATCAGAAAAAGAATTGAAGGAAACTTGGCCCAGTTAAGAGGCAACTTGGGAATCCCCTTTCCATggtgccagccctgtcctgggatGTGAAGATGGCAGCAGCACCAGGTGATCAGCTGTATACCCAGCAGTTCTGGCCAAGTGAGGATCCCCACCATGGAAGGGAGAGGGTGGGGGCCGTTCAGTGGGGGCTCACAGAAGTGGCCTGAGCTGAATAGCCCGATGTAGGCCCCCTCGTGTTACCTTTGATGACCTCCTGGCAAACGGCCATAGGTGTGGCGTATGAGAGGTGAGCCACCCTTTAAAACGAGTACAAAGGTTTTGGCTCCGGGTCGTCTGGGGACCATAGACGTGGTAAGGCAGGATACAGCAGGAAAACATCTTTCCGTAGCAGctgtctccagccaagtgagctgagTGTGAGGATCTGGGTGCCTCTTTACAGGAGGCCCCTGCACTGTGGGCATTGTTGTGAAAAAGGTTACATCATTGCCTGGAAACCACGGTGATCTGAGGCCCCTCCTCAGATACTACCCATGCAAGCAGTCCTCTGGGCGGGGCACTGCTCACCCCCTTTTCCATGCAGTATCATATGTGTCCCCAGGATCCCCAAAACACCTGTCTCCACAGGCCTCCGAGAAGGTCTGGGTGCAGCCAGGGTACCAGCTTTGAGACAGACGCAGACACAAGTGCTCCTTCTTCCCTGTTCCTCATCCTGGAGAAGCCATGGTGCCTCGCGGGGCCTTTCTGCCTCCAGTCTGCATGGGGGGGATTATCCTAGCCCATAGTTCTTGGAGATGTCCTCAGGCCCAAGTGGGAAAATACCTGTGAAATTGGAGGAGCAGTGTCCCATGTAGGGAACGCCTCTAACggcttttttcttcctctcctcacctcccctgTGTCTGCCTCTCTTCTGAGCCCACCCCATAGTCCGCCCTTCCATCTAAAGTctctgtgtgtacgtgtgtgtcaCGGCTCACGTCCTGGATGCCCAGGAGGAAACAGCCTCCACAGAGGAAGGGATGGGCAAGAGCTTGCCAAGAACTGACGGTTTCTGTTGTCCACCGCAAAGCCTATTGGAAGGGTTCGAGTCTTGCCCTAGAATATCAGAATACTTCCTTCTGCTGGGACTCTTGTCTGTCATGTGCCGTGGGCCAGTGCTTACCTGtttatgggcctcagtttcccaattctCCAGTGTGGGATTGAGTTCAGAAGTGCATAAGCATGAGCTCAGCAGAGGTGGCCCCTGCTACCTCCACCCTAGGCGTGACATGGATGGGGAACACTCAAGTGTTCACCTGCCCTGGGCTAATCCTCAGGCAGAAACTTGCCAAATGCACGACCAGGCTGCCGACTTCTCAGTCTcagccccctgccctctccaTTTCTGACTGCAGTTAGAGCAGCACCACCTTTTCAAAGCCCCCTGAGGAAGCCTGGGAGCAGCCAGGGCCCCATCCTTGAGATGCGGAGCTGGGTTCACTCCTGGCTGCACCTTGAACTAGACTGTGATTCCGGCCAGGGCATTGAGCCTGTGAGGTGTTCTCCTTCTCCGTCAATGGCCTCCTGTGATCCCCTCTGCTCGGTCTACACATACTGCTGGAATCCACTCCCCTTGAGTGTGGCCTGAGGTTCGTGATTCCCTTCTACTCCGTGGAACAGGGCAGAGTGATGCGAAGCCAGTTCTGAGACTGGGTCCCAAACAGTCCAGGGCTCTCCTCCTGCTCACTCTcagctgttctctctctctctctgatcccTCACTCTGGGGAACAGGCCTGTGTGTTCTGGGTTGTGTTCTAGAGAGGCTGCTGAGGCCTGGCCCTGAAGGAGACCCACCGACAGAGGGGCACTCAGGCCTCCAGTCGCAAGGGGTCCCTCCAGGACCCAGAGTGCgctcagaggaggagggaagcagatCCTGCCTCAGTTCAGAGCACAGCCTGACTCCCTGAGAGCATctggcagaggctcccagctgaGGGCTGCTGGATTCCTGGTCCAGTGCCACTGTGACATGATCAAGGTTCGTTGGTTAAGCCAGTAAAGATGGGGAAAGGTTGTCACACAGCAATAACGATAGCTGCCTAACGCCGTtgccctgcccctggccctggtCTTGCCCTccgctctcctccctccctgactcTGCTGCCAAGCTCCTTCTAGCCACGCTGCCCTCCTCTCTAACCTCCTCTTTGGCCAACTTCACCTGTGCCTCCAAGAGTGTGCACTGCTGGGCGTTCCTACAGGCGATGGAGCCCTGGATtgaggcagggctggctccttgtCATGCTGCTGCAAATATGAATGTCACCTCGTGGCAGCCCTGCCAGGCCCCTCTCCGTCTGGACCCGGCGCTCCACAGCAGCATGGGCTTGTTTTCCTGGTGGCGTCTGCTCCTTTCATTCCTGTGGTTTCCATTTCGTGGTTTTGTCCAGCTACCCTTCCCGATTTTATCTGTAGGGCACGAGCTTGTCGGGTCTTTTCAGCACTAGCACTATTGCATGCTCGGGGCACAGGTGTGGAATGAAGATGCATCCCACCACTGACCGGCTCTGTCCTTAGAGCCAAATAGACTGCCATCATTTGGAATGTGCTAGGTGGATCACAACTAAAGTTAGCCCTGCGACTGAGACTTTTGGTGGCATGTGATGAGTTATCGAAACACAGCCCAAATTACAGGAGCATAGCACTATCTATTTTCCCCGATACCAGTGCGGGGTGGGTGTTCAGAATGAAGGGACCACAATCTTTCAAATGGCCTTCAGGAACCCATCGTTCTTCCATCGtgtgccttctccctccctcgGACATGATCCTCATCTGCATCCATCAGCATAATtggaaagaacagaaggaaagtcACCCAGGAGGATGTTGTCAGCCGGGTCCGGAACGGCACTTGTcagttccttttctcttccctcggCAAAGAAGTGGTCATCGGCCACCACGGAGGCTGGACCATGGCATCCAACAGCATGCCCCAAGAAGCGGAGGGTAGATTTTGATGGCCTCAGTTTGAAGTTCTTTGCAACAATGAGTCTCTtgtttagatttattttgtgcCTTGTATCTCTGTTGAGGTTTTCCCATATGTCGGCACTGTGCCAAGAGTTGGAGGCAGAAGTGACGGAGCGGCATCTTTCCCTGGGAGAAGCTCCCAATGTAGAGACGGAAACGAGTTCCGGTGTCAATGCCTGCCGCTGGACGtggaaaggagaaagtgaaagtGCTCTGGAAGCTCCGTGAAGCATTCTAGATTTGGAAGCTGTCTAGAGCTGCTATCAATTGAACTCCACTTCCAGACACCATCCAGAGATGTTTGCTGGAGGAAGATGATGACAGGGACAATGGAAGCAGCTAGTTATGTACGATACGTGATAAGGAACACTAGGCAGCCATTGAAATCATCCCCTCACACATTGGAAAGGGCAGGGAGAATTATTCATGTTCAGTGCAAAGTGACTGCCCAGTTAGGGTGATCCTGTCTTTAGAATAACTCTGTAAATTTGGATTCAAGTATAAATATGTTGAGTATACAAATATGAGGAGAGTGGAGGGCAGGaccagggccagggcagggcaaCAGTGTTAGGCAGCTTTCTGCTTTATAAAATGTTCTGTTGTTCGTGTCATGAAAGGATTCCCTCCATACACTTTGTGTACTGTATGAGCCGTGGAAACGCGGCTCACCGTTTTCTCCTCCGCCACTCCCTGACAAGCACCGTCgtagtctctgcctctgtgagtTTGATTGTTTTAGATAGCCCTCAGGAGTGGAACCATGCATTCTTTGTCCCTCTGTCACTGTCTTCTTCCATTAACATAATGTCATCTGGATTCATCCACGTCGTGTCctatggcagaatttccttctttacaAAGGCAAAATAATATTGCCTTGTGTCggtgttgcaatccaatgtacacatccggatagatgcggagagggctgatggccactcggagtttattataaccagtgtttcaatgtatgcatagcttacatctgttaaacatacacaggtgttctgaacaatgtaattagcgaatgccaagaattcttagtgatttctcaaggagccctccctcggcctctgttttgatattatcaagttattgctgtgctcctatattttatctcggagcatgcaaggcctcctaggcaacggcccctcctgctcctgatatcgtgtctccatctgtgcccccgggcgacCGGTGCCTGGCTtgggttgcctccccctggaggtcttacccatcattggctaactggccttctcacctccgggtcacagtttgttggcaagccttttccggtgattattaacccttcctacATCAGGGGCGGCTACACCTTGTAAGTGTATGCCACAGTTTCTGTACCCCTTCATCCGTGGACAGACACTTAGGTCGTTTCTACAGCTTGGCTCTTGTGAACGACACTGCCAAGAACACGGGAGTGCCTGTGTCCCTTCAGGTTCCTGTTTGGAATTTGGAGGATATATACCTAAGAATGGAATTAGTGGAGTGTATGTGATTTCCAGGTTGAATCcttttggggaatctccatagAGTTTCCTATAGCAGCTGCACAATGTTACCTTTAGCACGACAGGATACACCAGGGTTCCAATGTCTTCACATGCTCGCCAACACTatcttttgtgtgagtgtgtgatgaCAGCCATGGTAACAGGTGTGATGTGACGTctcgttttgatttgcacttgTTTATGGTGGGTGAtggatgttcaacatcttttcctAGACTTTGGCCACTGAcctgtcttctttggagaatccTCTGTTCAAgttgctttgcccatttttcagtgaGGTAAATTTATTTCTTCGGGTTTTGGGTTGTATGAGTTTCTCACATATTCTAGATGTTCACCCCT
This sequence is a window from Equus caballus isolate H_3958 breed thoroughbred chromosome 12, TB-T2T, whole genome shotgun sequence. Protein-coding genes within it:
- the LOC102147676 gene encoding ral guanine nucleotide dissociation stimulator-like isoform X2 is translated as MMRHPADTSQRWAWALDTSTVDKRSFPRLWTVHNTPLERLVAHLVPAFLLCDTTFIHSFLSTYTDVATTQEVLDEFFNSYRFILYCRVDDAPTRLWKKALAFILRMWMESYPQDFCQPPHFPSLRRVLAFLAFSMPGSQVERQARLLLSQLLHPEPSEAESQAPAPEKDPNPDEYRPPAPTLVPTTPQSHRSTSSTGAASSLSPDGTSSDGKTIHVLPATSLSPWTVAPPLMSPPSPLPPVH
- the LOC102147676 gene encoding ral guanine nucleotide dissociation stimulator-like isoform X1, encoding MFSCCILPYHVYGPQTTRSQNLCTRFKGWLTSHTPHLWPFARRSSKVFPQEFGKDKTDQSFLSLTIQEGMMRHPADTSQRWAWALDTSTVDKRSFPRLWTVHNTPLERLVAHLVPAFLLCDTTFIHSFLSTYTDVATTQEVLDEFFNSYRFILYCRVDDAPTRLWKKALAFILRMWMESYPQDFCQPPHFPSLRRVLAFLAFSMPGSQVERQARLLLSQLLHPEPSEAESQAPAPEKDPNPDEYRPPAPTLVPTTPQSHRSTSSTGAASSLSPDGTSSDGKTIHVLPATSLSPWTVAPPLMSPPSPLPPVH